A stretch of Spirosoma oryzicola DNA encodes these proteins:
- a CDS encoding MFS transporter yields the protein MLALVFVNVVINYLDRTNLAVAASALSKELQLGPQKLGYIFSAFGWSYALLQIPGGLIADRVAPRVLYAFCLITWSLATLCQAFVRGFASLFSLRLATGAFEAPSYPINNRVVTSWFPDHERASAISLYVSGQFIGLAFLTPVLVTVQYYAGWKGLFIGTGLVGIVWGLVWYLFYRDPLDHKTVNQAELDYIEEGGGLISRKQAGPAQASAWSWYNVKQVFSSRTLWGVYIGQFAVNATLWFFLTWFPTYLVQYRGLDFIKSGYLASVPFLAACAGLLLSGFVSDYLVKTGTSVSVARKTPIIAGLLLSVSIIGANYTNDTTMIIFFMALAFFGSGMALISWVFVSILSPKHLIGLTGGVFNFMGNLASIVVPIVIGYLAKEGNFNPALVFIGTLGFVGACSYIFLVGKAERVVIREK from the coding sequence ATGCTGGCGCTCGTTTTCGTCAACGTGGTGATCAATTACTTGGATCGCACCAATCTGGCTGTAGCGGCTTCGGCGCTGAGCAAGGAATTACAGCTAGGGCCACAGAAATTAGGGTATATCTTCTCGGCGTTTGGATGGTCCTATGCCTTGTTGCAAATTCCGGGCGGACTGATCGCCGACCGGGTTGCTCCGCGTGTTCTATACGCGTTTTGTCTTATTACCTGGTCTTTAGCAACGCTTTGTCAGGCATTTGTTCGGGGATTTGCCAGTTTGTTTTCGCTTCGGCTGGCGACGGGTGCGTTCGAAGCACCTTCGTATCCGATCAACAACCGGGTAGTGACCAGCTGGTTTCCTGATCATGAACGGGCGTCGGCTATTTCGCTGTACGTTTCCGGGCAATTCATTGGCCTGGCCTTTCTGACCCCCGTTTTGGTGACGGTTCAGTACTATGCGGGCTGGAAAGGCTTGTTTATCGGTACGGGACTGGTCGGTATCGTTTGGGGGCTGGTCTGGTACCTGTTCTACCGTGATCCGCTGGATCACAAGACCGTCAATCAGGCTGAGCTGGACTACATCGAAGAGGGCGGAGGGTTAATCAGTAGGAAACAGGCAGGACCAGCGCAAGCATCCGCCTGGAGTTGGTATAACGTAAAGCAGGTATTTTCGAGCCGAACCTTGTGGGGCGTGTACATCGGGCAGTTTGCCGTCAATGCTACGCTCTGGTTTTTTCTGACCTGGTTTCCAACCTATCTGGTGCAATATCGTGGTCTTGATTTTATCAAATCGGGTTATCTGGCTTCTGTACCGTTTCTGGCGGCTTGCGCCGGTTTGCTGCTGTCGGGCTTTGTGTCCGACTATCTGGTGAAGACCGGAACGTCGGTGAGCGTAGCGCGTAAGACACCCATTATTGCCGGGCTTTTGCTATCTGTCAGCATCATTGGCGCTAATTATACGAACGATACGACCATGATCATTTTCTTTATGGCGCTGGCTTTCTTTGGTTCGGGCATGGCCCTAATCTCATGGGTATTTGTATCGATTCTGTCACCGAAACACCTGATTGGCTTAACCGGGGGCGTGTTTAATTTTATGGGTAACTTGGCGTCTATTGTCGTACCTATCGTAATCGGCTACCTGGCGAAGGAGGGAAATTTTAACCCGGCGCTCGTTTTTATCGGTACGTTAGGATTTGTTGGCGCTTGCTCGTACATATTTTTGGTTGGAAAAGCCGAGCGGGTTGTAATCCGAGAAAAATAA
- a CDS encoding SDR family NAD(P)-dependent oxidoreductase, with protein MSNEALPGIKQFDLTGKSAIITGGSKGLGLAMAAGLASAGASVMLVNRNAEEGAAAADQIARHFGARALSYSADITDIGQTEAMAKAAYDAFGRIDILINSAGINIRGAIDDVSPDDFNKVMQINVNGTWLCCRAVTPYMKEQKRGSIINLASTLGLVGLANRTPYTASKGAVVQMTRALAIELAPFAINVNAICPGPFLTEMNIPIAHTDEAKNFVVGATVLGRWGELREIQGAAIFLASDAASYMVGSMLTVDGGWTAK; from the coding sequence ATGAGTAACGAAGCACTACCCGGAATTAAACAGTTTGACTTAACGGGTAAATCCGCCATCATTACGGGTGGGTCAAAAGGACTTGGGCTGGCAATGGCCGCCGGATTAGCCTCGGCGGGAGCCAGCGTAATGCTGGTCAATCGCAATGCGGAAGAAGGAGCCGCAGCCGCCGACCAAATCGCTCGTCATTTTGGAGCCAGGGCTCTTTCCTACAGTGCCGACATCACAGACATCGGGCAAACGGAAGCGATGGCAAAAGCTGCCTACGACGCGTTCGGACGGATCGACATACTCATCAACAGTGCGGGTATCAACATCCGGGGAGCCATCGACGACGTATCGCCCGACGATTTTAATAAAGTCATGCAGATCAATGTCAATGGTACCTGGCTGTGTTGCAGAGCGGTTACGCCGTACATGAAAGAGCAAAAACGGGGCAGCATCATCAATCTGGCCAGTACACTCGGCCTGGTCGGACTGGCAAACCGGACACCCTATACGGCCAGCAAAGGAGCTGTGGTGCAGATGACCCGCGCGCTGGCTATTGAATTGGCACCGTTTGCTATCAACGTCAACGCCATCTGTCCGGGACCATTTTTAACGGAGATGAATATTCCCATTGCCCACACCGACGAAGCGAAAAATTTTGTGGTAGGTGCTACCGTCCTGGGCCGCTGGGGCGAACTGCGTGAGATTCAGGGAGCGGCTATCTTCCTGGCCAGCGATGCCGCCAGCTACATGGTTGGCTCGATGCTGACTGTCGATGGCGGCTGGACCGCAAAGTAG
- a CDS encoding sugar phosphate isomerase/epimerase family protein: protein MDRRVFLQKAGMGAMALSLPQLPDGVKTTGMGIVVHSYGMRWNSKTPSSAYPGFTNALDLLDHCHQIGAGGAQVVVSDWTADFAKQVRAKRDKLGLYLEGSIGLPKKAEDVPKFEREVVNAKDAGAQVLRTVCSSGRRYETYHSGDAFQELKKNALASLRLAEPVLQKHKVKLGVENHKDWRAPELAAILQQISSEWVGVTLDFGNSIALLEDPMDVIKTLVPFVFTTHVKDMAVEEYADGFLLSEVPLGTGILDIPAIISLCKKHNPAVTFNLEMITRDPLEIPCLTDGYWATFADVPGADLARTLRMVRQHKAKAALPRISQLSADNRLAAEEENILACLSYSKNQIELK from the coding sequence ATGGACAGACGCGTGTTTCTGCAAAAAGCAGGTATGGGAGCGATGGCTCTTTCGTTGCCGCAATTACCCGATGGGGTCAAAACGACGGGAATGGGCATTGTGGTACATTCGTACGGCATGCGGTGGAACTCAAAAACGCCGAGTAGTGCTTACCCCGGCTTTACTAACGCGCTCGACTTGCTAGATCACTGCCATCAAATTGGGGCGGGGGGAGCGCAGGTTGTCGTGAGTGACTGGACCGCCGACTTTGCCAAACAGGTTCGGGCTAAGCGTGATAAACTCGGTCTGTACCTGGAAGGCTCCATTGGTTTACCCAAAAAAGCAGAGGATGTTCCTAAATTTGAGCGCGAGGTTGTCAATGCCAAAGATGCCGGGGCTCAGGTGTTACGCACCGTCTGCTCGTCGGGCCGACGTTATGAAACGTACCATTCTGGGGATGCTTTTCAGGAGTTAAAAAAGAACGCACTCGCTTCATTACGACTGGCCGAACCTGTGCTTCAAAAGCATAAGGTTAAGCTGGGCGTCGAGAATCACAAAGACTGGCGAGCGCCTGAGCTAGCAGCCATTCTTCAACAAATCAGCAGTGAATGGGTAGGGGTGACGCTTGACTTTGGCAATAGCATTGCCTTGCTGGAAGATCCGATGGACGTGATCAAGACACTTGTTCCGTTCGTATTCACGACGCACGTAAAAGACATGGCCGTTGAGGAATACGCCGATGGCTTTCTACTTTCCGAAGTGCCGTTGGGAACGGGTATTTTAGACATACCAGCGATTATTTCTTTGTGCAAAAAACACAATCCAGCCGTTACGTTCAACCTGGAAATGATCACGCGCGATCCGCTCGAAATCCCCTGTCTGACCGATGGTTACTGGGCCACCTTTGCCGATGTACCGGGCGCTGATCTGGCCCGAACGCTTCGCATGGTTCGTCAGCATAAAGCCAAAGCTGCGTTGCCAAGAATATCACAACTATCCGCCGATAACCGGCTGGCTGCCGAAGAAGAAAACATCCTGGCCTGCCTGTCGTACAGCAAAAACCAGATCGAGCTTAAATAA
- a CDS encoding DUF7133 domain-containing protein — MVKPAYYTLLLGAGLVCLLSFRSKFGQLLGDEPSPVRTPTEELATFKLEPGLKIQLVAAEPMVQSPVVMTFDEDGRLWVVEMRGFMPTIDGEGEEKPVGRISVLEDTNGDGQMDVSTVYLDSLIMPRAMALVPGGVLVVENQALWMTSDANGDLKADTKTLIDKEYAGNGLPEHAPNGLWRSMDNWYYNAKSRFRYRLTDGKWQRDSTEFRGQWGISHDDKGRLYYNYNWSQLHADLVPPNYLSRNKNHTPTTGIDYGLTLDRRVYPIRATPAVNRGYIPGTLNKEGRLQEFTAACSPLFYRGKALPTAYYGNVFVCEPAGNLVKRNSVEEKGLLINAHDPHPGTEFLASTDERFRPVHLASGPDGALYIADMYRGLIQHSAYITPYLKEQTLERHLLQPLSAGRIWRIIPENCTASKPTKLTNASPDELVAQLSNPDGWYRDMAQRLLVERNDRSIEKALTAVALKGENKFGRFHALWTLDGLSLSKPDVLFQLVADHDPLVSTAALRLMEPFAKNDKAIGQKLGKQLLGQWQKASVEQVLQMALSASVLDQKDAQSLLAGIVERHGETALIRDAVMSSLQNKEYAFLQSLLKSPQWQAQTPSKEIFLEMLTTAIVRKRNTAELTALLTRLSTNKAALGWQDKTILTGMSIAGTAKKMKPVKLAAAPGILTASNSPVDPARLAALSSMFEWPGHVAAKAVAVKKSLLSEDDQKQFALGRQHYLSTCAGCHGTDGAGLNRFAPPLIGSDWVLGDEKRLALIILHGMEGPVKVAGKTYDAPAILPVMPAHSTMDDGAITAILTYIRNEWGNQAGAVGKRVVGMTRVTSQGRVVPWTANELNKYMLEANAASAK; from the coding sequence ATGGTTAAGCCTGCTTACTATACGTTACTGCTCGGTGCCGGCCTGGTCTGTTTGTTAAGCTTTCGGTCTAAATTCGGACAGCTGCTAGGTGATGAGCCATCGCCCGTGCGAACGCCGACGGAGGAACTGGCTACGTTTAAGCTGGAGCCGGGCCTGAAAATTCAGCTTGTGGCCGCCGAACCAATGGTGCAGTCGCCCGTTGTGATGACGTTCGATGAAGACGGACGACTATGGGTCGTGGAGATGCGCGGTTTTATGCCCACCATCGACGGTGAAGGTGAGGAAAAGCCGGTTGGCCGTATATCGGTGCTGGAAGATACCAATGGCGATGGCCAGATGGATGTCAGCACGGTTTACCTCGATAGCCTGATCATGCCCAGAGCGATGGCCTTGGTGCCGGGTGGTGTGCTGGTCGTTGAAAATCAGGCGCTGTGGATGACCAGCGACGCAAACGGTGACCTCAAAGCAGATACCAAAACACTGATTGATAAAGAATATGCTGGCAACGGTTTGCCGGAACATGCACCGAACGGACTCTGGCGGAGTATGGACAACTGGTATTATAACGCCAAATCCCGCTTCCGGTATCGACTGACGGACGGCAAATGGCAACGCGATTCAACGGAGTTTCGGGGGCAGTGGGGAATCAGTCACGACGACAAAGGGCGCCTGTATTACAATTACAACTGGTCGCAGTTACACGCCGATCTGGTCCCGCCCAACTACTTGTCGCGCAACAAAAACCATACGCCAACGACGGGTATCGATTACGGACTGACGCTTGATCGTCGGGTTTATCCGATCCGGGCTACTCCCGCCGTCAATCGTGGGTATATACCCGGTACACTAAACAAAGAAGGGCGATTGCAGGAGTTCACGGCAGCCTGCTCCCCACTTTTCTACCGGGGTAAAGCTCTGCCAACCGCTTATTATGGCAATGTATTCGTTTGCGAACCGGCCGGAAATCTGGTCAAACGCAACAGTGTGGAAGAAAAAGGGCTGTTGATTAACGCGCACGACCCGCATCCGGGTACCGAGTTTCTGGCGTCGACGGACGAGCGGTTTCGTCCCGTTCATCTGGCTAGCGGACCCGATGGTGCCTTGTACATAGCGGATATGTACCGGGGCCTGATTCAGCATTCAGCTTACATAACGCCCTATCTGAAAGAGCAGACGTTAGAGCGGCATCTGCTTCAACCGCTCTCTGCCGGACGTATCTGGCGCATTATTCCCGAAAACTGTACCGCTTCCAAGCCAACGAAATTAACAAACGCTTCCCCGGACGAATTAGTAGCGCAACTGTCGAACCCCGACGGTTGGTACCGGGATATGGCGCAACGGCTGTTGGTCGAACGTAACGACAGAAGCATCGAGAAAGCGCTTACTGCTGTTGCTTTGAAAGGAGAGAACAAGTTTGGGCGCTTTCATGCCCTGTGGACGCTGGATGGTTTGTCGTTGAGCAAGCCGGATGTGCTCTTTCAACTAGTTGCCGATCACGACCCGCTCGTTAGCACTGCGGCACTGCGCCTGATGGAACCCTTCGCAAAAAACGATAAAGCAATTGGGCAAAAACTTGGGAAGCAGCTGTTGGGCCAGTGGCAGAAAGCGTCCGTCGAACAGGTCTTGCAGATGGCGTTATCCGCCAGTGTTCTCGATCAGAAAGATGCTCAGTCATTGCTGGCGGGTATTGTAGAACGACACGGAGAAACGGCCCTGATCCGTGATGCTGTAATGAGCAGTCTGCAAAATAAAGAATATGCGTTCCTGCAAAGTTTACTCAAATCACCCCAGTGGCAGGCCCAAACCCCGTCAAAGGAAATCTTTCTGGAAATGCTGACTACCGCCATTGTTCGGAAGCGGAATACCGCAGAACTAACGGCGCTGCTTACCCGACTGAGTACAAACAAAGCCGCGCTTGGGTGGCAGGACAAAACCATCCTGACCGGTATGTCGATAGCGGGTACGGCAAAGAAAATGAAACCGGTGAAACTAGCCGCAGCACCCGGAATTTTAACGGCATCCAACAGCCCTGTTGATCCGGCAAGGCTGGCTGCTCTATCGTCGATGTTTGAATGGCCCGGTCATGTCGCGGCTAAGGCCGTCGCCGTAAAAAAGAGCCTGCTCAGCGAGGATGACCAAAAACAATTCGCGCTTGGACGTCAGCACTACCTCAGCACCTGCGCGGGTTGTCACGGAACCGACGGGGCCGGTCTAAACCGGTTTGCGCCCCCGCTCATCGGCTCCGACTGGGTGCTGGGCGACGAAAAACGGCTGGCTCTGATTATTCTGCATGGTATGGAAGGGCCGGTAAAAGTAGCCGGGAAAACGTACGACGCTCCGGCTATACTGCCGGTGATGCCCGCTCATTCGACAATGGACGATGGCGCGATCACGGCGATCCTGACCTACATCCGCAACGAGTGGGGAAATCAGGCCGGGGCAGTGGGTAAACGCGTGGTGGGCATGACCCGCGTTACGTCGCAGGGACGGGTTGTTCCTTGGACGGCTAACGAACTGAATAAATACATGCTCGAAGCAAATGCCGCGAGTGCCAAATAA